ATGTTTCATAAATTATAACCCTTACTTAAGAATCCTGACAGTGTATATTTTCTTACTTTTGTCCTTGGATTGATGTTGCATTTGTTGGATGATAAATCCAGTGCATAATTACCGAAGTGGTTTGTAATATATCCCCAATGCATTATGGTATTTGACACAGCTGATGCATAAGATGGTTGATTAAAATATAATATGTAGCTTATTTGTGAGAATTACTCTTATATCCTTTCTCTGGTTTTTGTTAGCGTGGGGCGAAAAAGCTGAACATTCAACATTCAACCCAGTGGGACTGGAAGGCAACATAAGGAAACATGAAAATGATCTCCACCTGAGTTCAGGAAATATGTATGCTACAAAGCATCTATTTGCTGAACGGAAAGGACGCATAGACCGGAGTGATATTCACCAAAAAAAGAATTCTGAAGGGTCAGGAAAGAAGGGTAACTAAGCTGTCTAGGAGAAAAGAGATCTCTAAGGTCAAGAAGGATTTGGAACCAAAGTTCAATGCTGTGTACCAGGAAGAATATACATTGGGGGATATGGAACTAAGAAACAATGCTTTCCTAAGATCTACATTGGAGTCAAATCCAACATCCTTTGAATGCAAGTTTGGGTCTGAACGTGTGCAGTGTGTATCCTCATTCCAAATTATACACCAACAAACAGCCGCTTGGTAAGAGACGCACACCTGATGCTCCATCGAAGCAGGCCCCTCTCTTCAGCTTTCAGGAAGATGTATATCAGCAACCACTCAGTCCAGTACATTCAGATCATCATAGTTTTTCGATCACTGAATCTATTTCAAGGAAGCTGGATACACCTCATTCCAAAATCCAAATTATGCACCAACAAACAGGCGCTTGGTAAGAGATGCACACCTGTTGCTCTATCAAAGCAGGCCCCTCCCTTCAGCTTTGAGGAAGATGTATTTCAGCAACCACTCAGTCCAGTACATTCTGATCCAAATAGTTTTTCGATCACTGAATCTATTTCAAGGAAGCTGGATGCACCTCAGGTGTCCAGGTCAGAAGGTGAGCCTCCATATTCATCTCACACAATTGATTCTCTAGGAGGTGCATTATTTCCTGCTTCACCCAGAGAGAGGAATGACGACTCAGAATGTGAAGACAGACCAGAACATCAACAAAGTGATTGTGGGTTTCTTCCGGAGACAGAGAAAGATGTTTCTGTTGGAATCAATGGTCTCTTATCACAAGATGGGAAACTGTGGAAGATTCAGATTATAAGGATTCACAAAGCAAGTACAAAGAAATACACGATGAAACTCCAGAGCTGATAGAGAACTCAAAAGTAAGATATTCATCTGAAAACTCAGAAGAAATGTCATGTGCTACTAAGGAGATTCCCGACAAGCTCGAGATCTGTATGGATGACACACGGTAATCATACTTATATCTTTATACTGCAAGATGGTTTTTGTGAAATTATGTATGTATTCAACAGGTATACTTTTGTTTCAGACATCATTTCCATGATGCCTTGCCTTTGCCAATTCAAAGTGGAACAAAAGGTGATTCCATTTAACGTTACTCTGTTGTTTCCTGGTGACCTCTAATCTGAATGAACAGAACATTGAAGTATACAACGTATTCTTTGGTATGTTTATTTAGGAAGTGAAGAAACTGAAGAACTTGGGAGAATTGAAAGAGGTAAAAGGAGAAAAGGAAGGATACAGCCTATATGGTGATGCTCGAAAGCTACGTGCTTCAGCTTCTATGTGTACAGAAGGTATTGAAGAAGGAAGGAACATCTGAACACAAGCCACTGAGCCAGTAAAAAAGGTTTGATCATTGGGTCCTTTTATTCTCTCTTTTGTTAGAGatttgggattcttgaatgtttgtTGATGAAAAAAACCTGCCTGTAGCAGAGATGGAACTCTATCACTATTACCTTTCCCGATTCTGAAAGTCTATGGAACTTCTCAAATACTTGTGTAAATCCAGTGGAGATGGTGTAACAGTTACTGAATCCCCTTCGAAATCCAGGTCAgagccttttttttctttttctttttctagttTAGGGTTGTTATACATTTGCTTACTGACGTTACCATCAGAAACGGATTAAGTAAATACGCTTTAACAATTTCATGTATAAATTTTTATCTTGCGGAATTCAAAATAGTAAAACACATTCTAAAGTAAAAAAAACAGGTCGCCCAACAAAACAAAATTTCTTTGTTCTATGTATGAAATATCATGTACCGATCCAAGGGAAAGCCAATGTCTTGCTGTAACAAAGTTCAGTCATCTGTAACTCGATGACCTCAAACACTCATTGTTATTTCTCATGAACTTGTACCAACCATTGTGGGTTACATATTCTTTCGGCTTTCTCATGTCTTCTGATTGTGTTCTTCTGTTTATCTTCCCATGCAAAACCTTCCATTATATGATGGTTTGTTAAGTTTCATCATGTGACATCTCAATTTCTtcacatctgattgttggatggGCTTCAGCATGAACTCTTCAGCTCCTTCCTCTAAACACCTACTTTGACAGAACACATATAACAGAAGCACATTAGTTCCCAAaacaaaatagagaaaaaaataaactcaatatctATAGCATAAGTATAAGTTCAGCATAGATAGTGATTACTTGTTGATTCTTGTTGGTATGTTCTCGGATGACATTATCACTACAGGAACCTCTTTCATTCTAGATGACTCCTGCATACAAAACAAAATTACATTTTTTATTCTGCAATAAAACAATAATTCTTATAGATTAAATGATGACATTGGATGATatgttaccttgattttcttAAGAAGTTCGTATCCTGTCATTCCTGGCATACTGTAATCAGTAATTATCATGTTTATCGTCGAACCCTGTATAGAATTATACAAGGATATAGTGTAAATTACCCAAGTGGTAGAAGATTTTATTCTTACAAGAACAGATGTGTTACTGTTCTGTTATTCTTACAAGAACAGATATGTTACTGTTTCGATTTGAAGTCAGAGATGAATATTGATCAACGACTTACAGTTTTGCTGCTTGTGCAGGCTGCTTTTTCGTCACCCAAACCTAAATATTCCAGTGCCCTTGCCCCATTTTCTGCAGTCGTCACTGCAACAATGCAAATTAAAGTTCAAATAATTCGGCGAAAGTAGCTAGAACTGGTGAATGGAAAATCAAATTTCAAGAACAACACCAAATCATGTAGAAAATGCCCATACCTTTACAATCAGATTTCTTCAAAAGCAACTCTATCAGTTTCCTGTCAATAATATTATCATCAACAGCCAGCACATGAAGTTCTTCTCCTCCCAAACCCAGTCCATTTGACAAAGATGATAGcattgctgatgatgaagaagccATGGTTTCAAGCTATTAGAGAAAGAGAGAGGTAATGAACCTTAACTTCTTCCATTATATAGAGAGAATAAGAAAAGATGTCATGAGAATCCTCATAATCTTAAAAATCTAGTTATTACAgaacagaagaaaagaaaaaaaaatcgtcaTAAAATCTGTGGGGGTCCACAGATATTTCGTGATCCTACTATTAGTTCTCCCAAATCTCCTTTAGTATCATGTCTTTGAGATATTTTTTCCCATTTCACTCATCATCTTTACCAACTTCTTTCTATCTTTGaactttatttttctttcctttcttccctCATAAGCAGATTTTTTTCACGTTTTCTCTAAAATAGAAAGTCATTTAGAAGTATCTTGGAGATATCAAATCGTATTTTTTAATGACATGTATAGATTAGTTTTCTAGTGTAGAAAAGATCATGGCACCCACTACGTATAGAACAGTAAAGATGCATGATAGCTTGTGTAAGGAAGTTATGGTGGTTAGTTATCATTTAAGACTATCTATCTATATCTTCTGATGCAATCCATGTTTGCTGCACCGCATTTCACAGTGATCCTTTAATACTAGTCTACTTTATTGAACACCAGAAGCAGTGTATAGTATAGAGATGGGTCACATCTACTGATGAATTGGATTTTCtgatcttacatgatttatggtGCATGGTTCCACTAGTTGGGTCCAAACATCTTTGCAGTTCTATCATATAGGGGAAAAACTGAAATGTTACTCTTATGGGGCACTAAAATGCCAACAGGGCTTTGATTTGGAGGGGACATTTTGCAAAATCTTGGTGTATATTTTCATTTCCCTTTGGGTAGATATAGAAGATTTTATAGTGTGGTCCTTAAACCCTAGTCTTTACCCATTCTGGTGTAGAATCAGTCTTTTATATTTATGGATCTCACCAATAAGATTTTGAGTTTATGGGGGATTTTGTGTCTTGGGATTTGGATATTGGgaataaatattttctttgtttagCTTCATACCAGAGATACTTGCTGCACTGGATTTGATTTTCCAACAATTTTCCGCAGATATGGTAATATATTTTGTGACGGCAGAATATTTAAATTTGTACGTGTATTCAATTTTTCGAGATTTTGATTATTGAATTTTGGTAAAAATGCGTGGGCTATGcatgtttttgttttgaatctGAATCGAGCATGTTTCAAACCGGTAACAAAATCGAAGTGGTTGATCTTTTCTTTCCTCCGAGCATCTTTATATCGGGATACTGGCTGCACTGGATTTGATCTTCAAATAATTTTCCGCCAGATTTGATTCTGAtatgataaaatattttgtgaCGAGCAAAAGATTTAATTGTGTACGAAAATGGTTGAATCTTTGAAGCTGATATCGCATTTTGAATGCAATTCTTCGGGATTTTAACTATTGAttttcaaaactagtcataaaaactcaaggtgaccaaacttgtggtacaaaaatcccactcaaatgttgggatccattgaa
This genomic stretch from Papaver somniferum cultivar HN1 chromosome 5, ASM357369v1, whole genome shotgun sequence harbors:
- the LOC113283644 gene encoding two-component response regulator ARR17-like isoform X2 — its product is MLSSLSNGLGLGGEELHVLAVDDNIIDRKLIELLLKKSDCKVTTAENGARALEYLGLGDEKAACTSSKTGSTINMIITDYSMPGMTGYELLKKIKESSRMKEVPVVIMSSENIPTRINKCLEEGAEEFMLKPIQQSDVKKLRCHMMKLNKPSYNGRFCMGR
- the LOC113283644 gene encoding two-component response regulator ARR17-like isoform X1, which encodes MLSSLSNGLGLGGEELHVLAVDDNIIDRKLIELLLKKSDCKVTTAENGARALEYLGLGDEKAACTSSKTGSTINMIITDYSMPGMTGYELLKKIKESSRMKEVPVVIMSSENIPTRINNRCLEEGAEEFMLKPIQQSDVKKLRCHMMKLNKPSYNGRFCMGR